One genomic segment of Streptomyces sp. RKND-216 includes these proteins:
- a CDS encoding succinate dehydrogenase iron-sulfur subunit — protein sequence MSTPVMEKTEGEEATASHLITATFRIRRFNPEVSAEAVWEDFTVEIDPKERVLDALHKIKWEMDGTLTFRRSCAHGICGSDAMRINGRNRLACKTLIKDLNPAKPITVEAIKGLTVLKDLVVDMEPFFQAYRDVMPFLVTEGNEPTRERLQTAEDRERFDDTTKCILCAACTSSCPVFWNDGQYFGPAAIVNAHRFIFDSRDEAGEQRLEILNDKDGVWRCRTTFNCTDACPRGIQVTKAIQEVKRALITRRF from the coding sequence ATGAGCACTCCCGTGATGGAGAAGACGGAGGGCGAAGAGGCGACCGCCTCACACCTGATCACGGCGACCTTCCGCATCCGACGGTTCAACCCCGAGGTGTCGGCCGAGGCGGTGTGGGAGGACTTCACCGTCGAGATCGACCCCAAGGAGCGCGTCCTGGACGCCCTCCACAAGATCAAGTGGGAGATGGACGGGACCCTGACGTTCCGCCGTTCCTGCGCGCACGGCATCTGCGGATCCGACGCGATGCGGATCAACGGCCGCAACCGGCTGGCGTGCAAGACTCTGATCAAGGACCTCAACCCGGCCAAGCCGATCACCGTCGAGGCGATAAAGGGCCTCACCGTCCTCAAGGACCTGGTGGTCGACATGGAGCCGTTCTTCCAGGCCTACCGGGACGTCATGCCGTTCCTGGTGACCGAGGGGAACGAGCCGACGCGCGAGCGTTTGCAGACGGCGGAGGACCGCGAGCGGTTCGACGACACCACCAAGTGCATCCTGTGCGCCGCGTGCACGTCCTCGTGCCCGGTGTTCTGGAACGACGGCCAGTACTTCGGCCCGGCGGCGATCGTCAACGCGCACCGGTTCATCTTCGACAGCCGTGACGAGGCGGGCGAGCAGCGCCTGGAGATCCTCAACGACAAGGACGGCGTGTGGCGTTGCCGCACCACGTTCAACTGCACGGACGCCTGTCCGCGTGGCATCCAGGTCACCAAGGCGATCCAGGAGGTGAAGCGGGCGCTCATCACGCGCCGCTTCTGA
- a CDS encoding peptidase — protein MRRTRTSLRGTAGALLAAAALLTTAFTATAAPADGPPATVHDARHSAEGFWTAERMRNAQPLDLLDVAPGDVSGEAVTRGEKRTVAPTPAPDGGPIGTRAFPEGGGPWTGGGDVVTTAGRVFFTYGGRTASCSGNAVTSDNKSTVMTAGHCVKLEGAWHTDWVFVPAYHDGQSPYGRWSASELLATPQWVASEDINYDIGAAVVEPLGGQLLTDVVGGQGLAFNTGYDLDMYAFGFPAADPYDGETFVHCSGTTIRDFLLSSDHGMNCDMTGGSSGGPWFTQFDEATGTGLQSSVNSFKYTFLPNYMFGPYFGADAENLYETAQAS, from the coding sequence GTGAGACGCACCCGAACCAGCCTGCGCGGCACGGCCGGAGCCCTGCTCGCCGCAGCCGCCCTCCTCACCACCGCCTTCACCGCCACGGCCGCGCCCGCGGACGGGCCGCCGGCCACCGTGCACGACGCCCGGCACAGCGCCGAGGGCTTCTGGACCGCCGAAAGGATGCGGAACGCACAACCGCTCGACCTGCTCGACGTCGCGCCCGGCGACGTGTCCGGCGAGGCCGTGACGCGCGGCGAGAAGCGCACCGTCGCTCCGACGCCCGCCCCGGACGGCGGGCCGATCGGGACCCGGGCGTTCCCCGAGGGCGGCGGCCCGTGGACCGGTGGCGGCGACGTCGTCACCACCGCCGGCCGGGTGTTCTTCACCTACGGCGGCCGCACCGCCTCCTGCTCCGGCAACGCCGTCACCAGCGACAACAAGTCCACCGTGATGACGGCCGGCCACTGCGTGAAACTCGAGGGCGCCTGGCACACCGACTGGGTGTTCGTCCCGGCCTACCACGACGGGCAGTCGCCGTACGGCCGCTGGTCCGCGTCCGAACTGCTGGCCACGCCGCAGTGGGTGGCCAGCGAGGACATCAACTACGACATCGGCGCGGCGGTCGTGGAGCCGCTGGGCGGGCAGCTGCTCACCGACGTCGTCGGCGGCCAGGGCCTGGCGTTCAACACCGGCTACGACCTCGACATGTACGCCTTCGGCTTCCCGGCCGCCGACCCGTACGACGGCGAGACGTTCGTCCACTGCAGCGGGACGACGATCCGGGACTTCCTGCTCTCCAGCGACCACGGCATGAACTGCGACATGACCGGCGGCTCCAGTGGCGGCCCCTGGTTCACACAGTTCGACGAGGCGACGGGGACCGGCCTGCAGTCGTCCGTGAACAGCTTCAAGTACACCTTCCTGCCGAACTACATGTTCGGCCCGTACTTCGGAGCCGACGCGGAGAACCTCTACGAGACCGCCCAGGCGAGCTGA
- a CDS encoding acyl-CoA thioester hydrolase/BAAT C-terminal domain-containing protein: protein MTYEKAGHFVSGPPYLPEAKPGWRYGGTRAANAAAKADAWPEVLKLVRE, encoded by the coding sequence CTGACCTACGAGAAGGCGGGACACTTCGTGTCCGGGCCGCCGTACCTGCCGGAGGCGAAGCCCGGATGGCGGTACGGCGGCACGCGTGCCGCGAATGCGGCGGCGAAGGCGGACGCCTGGCCCGAGGTGCTGAAGCTGGTGCGGGAGTGA
- a CDS encoding metallophosphoesterase: MALALLIGVSVLTVLVAVHWYLWRRLVKDVSRKGGPWRRTGTVLVWLLPATTVATLTVGRSGAPFAVERVLAWPGYLWLALLLYLTLALLLGELVRPLLLRALARRPTPVEAPALQGAERRPVRGTGGEAPDGAPEASGAAAPEAARTDRSQDASRRLFVARSVAIGAATLAAGTVTAGTVGVLNGPTTKRVTVTLPRLPRRAHGYRIAVVSDVHLGPILGRAHTRRIVEAINATQPDLVAIVGDLVDGTVADLGPAAEPLTQLRSRHGSFFVTGNHEYFGDARSWIDHLRDLGIHPLENQRRELPGFDLAGVNDVEGERAGEGPDFRAALGDRDPARASVLLAHQPVQIHDAVEWDVGLQLSGHTHGGQLWPGPYLAELPNPTVAGLERYGDTQLYVTRGAGTWGPPVRVGAESDITVVTLSSPDA; the protein is encoded by the coding sequence ATGGCCCTCGCTCTGCTGATCGGCGTCTCCGTCCTCACCGTCCTGGTCGCCGTCCACTGGTACCTGTGGAGACGGCTGGTCAAGGACGTCTCCCGCAAGGGCGGCCCGTGGCGCCGCACCGGCACCGTGCTGGTGTGGCTGCTCCCCGCCACCACCGTCGCCACGCTGACCGTCGGCCGTTCAGGGGCGCCGTTCGCGGTCGAACGCGTCCTCGCGTGGCCCGGCTACCTGTGGCTCGCCCTCCTCCTCTACCTCACCCTCGCCCTGCTCCTCGGCGAACTCGTCCGTCCCCTGCTCCTCCGCGCCCTGGCCCGCCGACCGACTCCCGTCGAAGCCCCTGCGCTCCAGGGCGCCGAGCGACGCCCGGTCCGTGGCACCGGGGGCGAAGCCCCCGACGGCGCACCGGAGGCTTCGGGGGCCGCCGCCCCCGAAGCGGCCCGGACGGACCGGTCCCAGGACGCCTCCCGCCGCCTGTTCGTCGCCCGCTCCGTCGCGATCGGCGCCGCCACTCTCGCCGCCGGCACCGTCACCGCCGGCACCGTCGGCGTCCTCAACGGCCCGACCACCAAGCGCGTCACCGTAACCCTGCCCAGGCTGCCGCGCCGCGCCCACGGCTATCGCATCGCCGTCGTCAGCGACGTGCACCTCGGCCCGATCCTGGGACGCGCCCACACCCGGCGCATCGTGGAGGCGATCAACGCTACCCAGCCGGACCTGGTCGCCATCGTCGGCGACCTGGTCGACGGCACCGTGGCGGACCTCGGCCCGGCGGCGGAACCGCTGACGCAGCTCCGCTCCCGGCACGGCTCCTTCTTCGTCACCGGCAACCACGAGTACTTCGGCGACGCCCGGTCCTGGATCGACCACCTGCGCGACCTCGGCATCCACCCACTGGAGAACCAGCGGCGCGAGCTGCCCGGCTTCGACCTCGCCGGGGTCAACGACGTCGAGGGGGAGCGGGCCGGCGAAGGGCCCGACTTCCGGGCCGCCCTCGGCGACCGGGACCCGGCCCGCGCCTCCGTGCTGCTGGCGCACCAGCCGGTGCAGATCCACGACGCTGTCGAGTGGGACGTCGGCCTCCAGCTCTCCGGCCACACCCACGGCGGCCAGCTCTGGCCGGGCCCATATCTGGCCGAACTGCCCAACCCCACGGTCGCCGGGCTGGAGCGCTACGGCGACACGCAGCTGTACGTCACCCGCGGCGCGGGTACGTGGGGCCCGCCGGTCCGAGTCGGGGCCGAGTCCGACATCACCGTCGTCACCCTCTCCTCACCCGACGCCTGA
- a CDS encoding D-alanyl-D-alanine carboxypeptidase — MCVPTTSTASRPRGLRRARLLALAAATLLTASLPVPTAYAAPTGEERDKKKPPAQMSTIGGARLGEPGTQVDPRPGADAPKVPKKLTARSWIVADAETGHVLGAHNAHWKLAPASTLKMLFADTLLPKFPKEMEYEVTPADLADVGEGSSLVGVKEDHTYTVEDLWLGVFLRSGNDAVHVLSAMNGGIGRTVKQMNAHAKELRALDTHAVSPDGYDMPGQVSSAYDLTLIARSGMQKADFREYVSTVRAQFPGEWKKKKGKDGEKKRKHFEIQNTNRLLTGNGIEAYPGIAGVKNGYTSNAGNTLTAVAEQDGRVLLVTVMHPEDGHLKVYEETTKLFDWGFAAADAVRPVGELAPPATPETDAKPGADGEAGGNEGSPGGSQDPDEASLVEADDEQAGSGGGMKIALGLTGGSLVLLALIAYVVHRRWPMALPDVSRLRRGPGKSEREG, encoded by the coding sequence ATGTGTGTGCCGACGACCTCAACTGCTTCGCGCCCGCGCGGTCTCCGCCGCGCGCGCCTCCTCGCGCTCGCCGCTGCCACGCTCCTGACGGCCAGTTTGCCCGTCCCGACAGCATATGCGGCCCCCACCGGGGAGGAAAGGGACAAAAAGAAGCCCCCGGCTCAGATGTCGACCATCGGCGGGGCACGGCTCGGCGAGCCGGGAACCCAGGTCGATCCCCGGCCGGGGGCCGACGCCCCCAAGGTGCCGAAGAAGCTGACGGCCCGCTCCTGGATCGTGGCCGACGCCGAGACCGGGCACGTGCTCGGCGCACACAACGCGCACTGGAAACTCGCACCGGCCAGCACCCTGAAGATGCTCTTCGCCGACACGCTGCTGCCGAAGTTCCCCAAGGAGATGGAGTACGAGGTCACCCCCGCCGACCTCGCCGACGTCGGCGAGGGCAGCAGCCTGGTCGGGGTCAAGGAGGACCACACCTACACGGTGGAGGATTTGTGGCTCGGCGTGTTCCTGCGCTCGGGCAACGACGCGGTGCACGTGCTCTCGGCCATGAACGGCGGGATCGGCCGGACCGTGAAGCAGATGAACGCGCACGCGAAGGAGCTGCGCGCGCTGGACACCCACGCGGTCAGCCCGGACGGCTACGACATGCCCGGGCAGGTCTCCTCCGCCTACGACCTCACCCTCATCGCGCGGTCGGGCATGCAGAAGGCCGATTTCCGCGAGTACGTCTCCACGGTCCGCGCCCAGTTCCCCGGTGAGTGGAAGAAGAAGAAAGGCAAGGACGGGGAGAAGAAGCGGAAGCACTTCGAGATCCAGAACACCAACCGGCTGCTGACCGGCAACGGCATCGAGGCCTACCCCGGCATCGCCGGGGTGAAGAACGGCTACACCTCGAACGCCGGCAACACGCTCACCGCCGTCGCGGAGCAGGACGGCCGCGTGCTGCTGGTCACCGTGATGCACCCGGAGGACGGCCACCTGAAGGTCTACGAGGAGACCACCAAGCTGTTCGACTGGGGCTTCGCCGCCGCGGACGCGGTGCGGCCGGTCGGAGAACTGGCGCCGCCGGCGACCCCCGAGACGGACGCCAAGCCCGGCGCGGACGGCGAGGCCGGCGGCAACGAGGGCAGCCCGGGGGGCAGTCAGGACCCGGACGAGGCGTCCCTGGTCGAAGCCGACGACGAGCAGGCGGGCTCCGGCGGGGGCATGAAGATCGCCCTGGGCCTCACGGGCGGGAGCCTGGTGCTTCTGGCTCTGATCGCGTACGTGGTGCACCGCCGCTGGCCGATGGCGCTTCCCGACGTGTCCCGGCTGCGGCGCGGTCCGGGGAAATCGGAGCGGGAGGGCTGA
- the trpS gene encoding tryptophan--tRNA ligase codes for MANDRRPRVLSGIQPTSGSFHLGNYLGAVRQWVDLQEGHDAFYMVVDLHAITVPQDPAELRKSTRLAAAQLLAAGLDPQRCTLFVQSHVPEHAQLAWVMNCLTGFGEASRMTQFKDKSAKQGAEGTTVGLFTYPILQIADILLYQADRVPVGEDQRQHVEITRDVAERFNSRYGRTFTIPQPYILKETAKIYDLQEPSIKMSKSASSPKGIINLLDEPKVSAKKIKSAVTDTETEIRFDVVDKPGVSNLLTILSTLTGASVPELENRYAGKGYGALKTDLAEVVAGWAEPFRARTREYMEDPETLDSLLAEGADKARSVAAETLAEAYDKVGFVPAKH; via the coding sequence ATGGCCAATGATCGTCGTCCTCGCGTGCTGTCCGGCATCCAGCCCACCTCGGGCTCGTTCCACCTCGGTAACTACCTCGGTGCCGTGCGTCAGTGGGTGGACCTCCAGGAGGGCCACGACGCGTTCTACATGGTCGTCGATCTGCACGCCATCACCGTCCCGCAGGACCCGGCCGAACTGCGCAAGAGCACCCGCCTCGCGGCCGCCCAGCTGCTCGCCGCCGGGCTGGACCCGCAGCGCTGCACGCTCTTCGTGCAGAGCCACGTCCCCGAGCACGCGCAGCTCGCGTGGGTCATGAACTGCCTGACCGGCTTCGGTGAGGCGTCGCGCATGACCCAGTTCAAGGACAAGTCCGCCAAGCAGGGCGCCGAGGGCACCACGGTCGGTCTGTTCACCTACCCGATCCTCCAGATCGCCGACATCCTGCTGTACCAGGCCGACCGCGTCCCGGTCGGCGAGGACCAGCGGCAGCACGTCGAGATCACCCGGGACGTCGCCGAGCGCTTCAACAGCCGCTACGGCCGGACTTTCACCATCCCGCAGCCGTACATCCTCAAGGAGACGGCGAAGATCTACGACCTCCAGGAACCGTCGATCAAGATGAGCAAGTCGGCCTCGTCGCCGAAGGGCATCATCAACCTGCTCGACGAGCCGAAGGTCTCCGCGAAGAAGATCAAGAGCGCGGTCACCGACACCGAAACGGAGATCCGTTTCGACGTGGTCGACAAGCCGGGTGTGAGCAACCTGCTCACCATTCTCTCCACTCTTACTGGTGCCTCCGTGCCGGAACTGGAGAACCGGTACGCCGGAAAGGGCTACGGTGCGCTCAAGACGGACCTCGCCGAGGTCGTCGCGGGATGGGCAGAGCCGTTCCGCGCCCGCACCCGGGAGTACATGGAGGACCCGGAGACGCTGGACTCCCTCCTCGCCGAAGGGGCGGACAAGGCGCGTTCCGTCGCCGCGGAGACCCTGGCGGAGGCGTACGACAAGGTGGGTTTCGTCCCCGCCAAGCACTGA
- the rocD gene encoding ornithine--oxo-acid transaminase: MVASSELIAASDAYSAHNYHPLPVVVASADGAWMTDVEGRRYLDMLAGYSALNFGHGHRRLIDAAKAQLDRVTLTSRAFHHDRFAEFCQELARLCGKDAVLPMNTGAEAVETAVKTARKWGYQVKGVPQGKAKIVVAENNFHGRTTTIVSFSTDEEARADYGPYTPGFEVVPYGDLAALEAAVDENTVAVMLEPIQGEAGVLVPPAGYLPGVRELTRARNVLFIADEIQSGLGRTGATFACEHEGVVPDAYLLGKALGGGVVPVSAVVANRDVLGVFKPGEHGSTFGGNPLACAVGLEVVRMLETGEYQQRAKELGEHLHHELGVLAGDGAVREVRGRGLWAGVDIDPAHGTGRQISEQLMAQGVLVKDTHGSTIRIAPPLVITKEDLDWGLDQLRSVLAG; this comes from the coding sequence ATGGTCGCTTCTTCCGAGCTGATCGCCGCCTCGGACGCGTACAGCGCGCACAACTACCACCCGCTCCCCGTCGTCGTCGCCTCCGCCGACGGCGCGTGGATGACGGATGTCGAGGGGCGGCGCTACCTGGACATGCTCGCCGGGTACTCCGCGCTGAACTTCGGTCACGGCCACCGCCGCCTGATCGACGCCGCCAAGGCCCAGCTCGACCGCGTCACGCTGACCTCCCGCGCCTTCCACCACGACCGGTTCGCCGAGTTCTGCCAGGAGCTGGCCCGGCTGTGCGGCAAGGACGCGGTGCTGCCGATGAACACCGGCGCCGAGGCGGTCGAGACCGCGGTGAAGACCGCCCGCAAGTGGGGCTACCAGGTCAAGGGCGTCCCGCAGGGCAAGGCCAAGATCGTCGTCGCGGAGAACAACTTCCACGGCCGTACGACGACCATCGTGTCCTTCTCCACCGACGAGGAGGCGCGGGCCGACTACGGGCCCTACACGCCGGGCTTCGAGGTGGTGCCGTACGGCGACCTCGCGGCACTGGAGGCCGCGGTCGACGAGAACACCGTCGCCGTGATGCTGGAGCCGATCCAGGGCGAGGCGGGCGTGCTGGTGCCGCCGGCGGGCTACCTGCCGGGGGTGCGCGAGCTGACCCGTGCGCGGAACGTGCTGTTCATCGCGGACGAGATCCAGTCCGGCCTCGGACGGACGGGAGCCACCTTCGCGTGCGAGCACGAGGGCGTGGTGCCGGACGCGTACCTGCTGGGCAAGGCGCTCGGCGGCGGCGTGGTTCCGGTCTCCGCGGTGGTCGCGAACCGCGACGTGCTGGGCGTGTTCAAGCCCGGCGAGCACGGCTCGACGTTCGGCGGCAACCCGCTGGCCTGCGCGGTGGGCCTGGAGGTCGTACGGATGCTGGAGACCGGCGAGTACCAGCAGCGCGCGAAGGAGCTGGGCGAGCACCTGCACCACGAACTGGGCGTGCTGGCCGGCGACGGCGCGGTGCGCGAGGTGCGCGGACGCGGCCTGTGGGCCGGTGTGGACATCGACCCGGCGCACGGCACCGGACGGCAGATCTCCGAGCAGCTGATGGCTCAGGGCGTGCTGGTGAAGGACACCCACGGCTCGACCATCCGGATCGCGCCGCCGCTGGTCATCACCAAGGAGGACCTGGACTGGGGCCTGGACCAGCTCCGCTCGGTCCTCGCGGGCTGA
- a CDS encoding FkbM family methyltransferase — protein MAELVELGDGALKVYTQSAVEMEYIYNEIFRQECYGGLDLPEHPFVLDAGGNVGMFVLYLKSHHPDAEVVSFEPMPASRELFEKNMALHGIDGVTLHPCALGSTTERDVTFSFYPLLPANSTRHPEIKELPKDQMAEKVDRETVEHYYHAEEVTADVERLAAFIPEDRIVDLLKIDVEGAEADVLRGVDESQWPRVKRVVAEVVDMDGRLDAICGILREAGFEVDAQQAPMTEAEDRYSMVRAVRA, from the coding sequence ATGGCTGAGCTGGTGGAGCTGGGGGACGGCGCTCTGAAGGTCTACACGCAGAGCGCTGTCGAAATGGAGTACATCTACAACGAGATATTCCGGCAGGAATGCTACGGCGGCCTGGACCTGCCGGAGCACCCCTTCGTGCTCGACGCCGGCGGAAACGTCGGCATGTTCGTCCTGTATCTCAAGTCGCACCATCCGGACGCCGAAGTGGTTTCCTTCGAGCCGATGCCGGCATCGCGGGAACTCTTCGAGAAGAACATGGCACTGCACGGCATCGACGGCGTGACACTGCACCCGTGCGCGCTCGGGAGCACGACGGAGCGGGACGTGACGTTCTCCTTCTATCCGCTTCTCCCGGCGAATTCCACCCGGCACCCGGAGATCAAGGAACTGCCCAAGGACCAGATGGCGGAGAAGGTGGACCGCGAAACGGTCGAGCACTACTACCACGCCGAGGAGGTCACCGCGGACGTCGAACGTCTCGCCGCGTTCATTCCCGAGGACCGCATCGTCGATCTTCTCAAGATCGACGTGGAGGGTGCCGAGGCGGACGTCCTGCGCGGCGTCGACGAGAGTCAGTGGCCGAGGGTGAAGCGGGTCGTCGCCGAGGTCGTCGACATGGACGGCCGCCTGGACGCCATCTGCGGGATTCTGCGGGAGGCGGGCTTCGAGGTCGACGCGCAGCAGGCGCCGATGACTGAGGCGGAGGACCGGTACTCCATGGTGCGCGCCGTGCGTGCCTGA
- a CDS encoding ABC transporter substrate-binding protein: MKNSKRIRTTVLAGTAVVGMLGMSACAAKTDTSGGGGESVTLAQPSWVGAQANVAVAAKLLEDEMGYDVEVKQLDEPAAFDALHSGNVDALLEDWGGVPKKEKLYVEEKKTVVNGGDLGVEGHIGWFVPKYYADKHPEVKNWKGLKKLWQDFKTSESGGKGQFLGAAPSYTTHDKELINSLDLNFKIVPTGSEAAELKEIKRLYDAKKPFVGYWWQPQWMNAEIEMVEVELPPYEDGCLEAKPIKCGYDTLMLQKYFNADFEKDGGEAAQFLKNFAWETEDQNKVAQMIAGEGMDQEDAAAEWIKSNKSTWEQWIPKK, translated from the coding sequence ATGAAAAACAGCAAGCGGATACGCACCACCGTCCTGGCCGGCACCGCAGTGGTGGGCATGCTCGGCATGAGCGCCTGCGCGGCGAAGACCGACACGAGCGGAGGCGGCGGCGAAAGCGTCACACTCGCACAGCCCTCCTGGGTCGGCGCGCAGGCCAACGTCGCCGTCGCGGCCAAGCTGCTCGAGGACGAGATGGGCTACGACGTCGAGGTCAAGCAGCTCGACGAGCCGGCCGCGTTCGACGCGCTGCACAGCGGCAACGTCGACGCCCTCCTGGAGGACTGGGGCGGCGTTCCGAAGAAGGAGAAGCTGTACGTCGAGGAGAAGAAGACCGTCGTCAACGGCGGCGACCTCGGCGTCGAGGGACACATCGGCTGGTTCGTGCCCAAGTACTACGCGGACAAGCACCCTGAGGTGAAGAACTGGAAGGGCCTGAAGAAGCTCTGGCAGGACTTCAAGACCTCCGAGAGCGGCGGCAAGGGCCAGTTCCTGGGCGCCGCCCCGTCGTACACCACGCACGACAAGGAACTGATCAACAGCCTCGACCTCAACTTCAAGATCGTTCCGACTGGCAGCGAGGCCGCCGAACTCAAGGAGATCAAGCGGCTCTACGACGCCAAGAAGCCGTTCGTCGGCTACTGGTGGCAGCCGCAGTGGATGAACGCCGAGATCGAGATGGTCGAGGTCGAGCTTCCGCCGTACGAGGACGGCTGCCTCGAGGCGAAGCCGATCAAGTGCGGCTACGACACCCTCATGCTGCAGAAGTACTTCAACGCCGACTTCGAGAAGGACGGCGGCGAGGCCGCGCAGTTCCTCAAGAACTTCGCGTGGGAGACCGAGGACCAGAACAAGGTCGCCCAGATGATCGCCGGTGAGGGCATGGACCAGGAGGACGCGGCAGCCGAGTGGATCAAGAGCAACAAGTCCACCTGGGAGCAGTGGATCCCCAAGAAGTGA
- a CDS encoding ABC transporter permease subunit, whose translation MSAPAVERPDPPKTAPTPKPPTGRDENGSPPGGAARLLGNPRFTAVAAALLVAVLSALVLGEGTWPKAWTFDVEAPLRDVDSWLVDKRDSHWVFVYFLLHISNNATAAVDAIESLLLSLGWIGVTGVGTLAAWAAGGADLGRRSLKTAGTALGAFAVCGVLDMWEPTMETLALMTVCVFAAAVLGVFLGLAAGLSDRCERMLRPVFDTMQVMPAFAYLIPFLLIFGIGVPSAAVATVIYAAPPMARLTSLGLRGADPAAMEASASLGASPWQRLRTARLPLARKEMMLGLNQAIMMCLSMVVLASLIGSGGLGNEIYQALASLAMGDALVAGIAVVLLAVLLDRTTAAAGERIDEDAAPGSGWADRLRGGPLWAALAVLTAVLATVGARLWEREWPQAWTVDIADPLQTATEWFTAHAGSGVPLIGGTLTWSDAFTNVVLNPLRDGLLATPWWAVLLLAAALGWAVASWRAALSGVLALGLIGVMGLWNRSLDTLSQVLAGLAITLLFGFLLGVLTARVGRVERMLRPVLDTMQTMPQFVYLIPVLALFGLGRTAGIAAAVVYALPAVVRITAQGVAKVDPAALEAARSLGATGRQQLFGVQLPLARRALLVATNQGVVLVLSMVVIGGMVGGGALGIDVVTGLAKSNLALGMSAGIAIVCLGVLLDRVTQPVERARGRR comes from the coding sequence ATGAGCGCCCCCGCCGTGGAGCGGCCGGACCCCCCGAAGACCGCTCCCACACCGAAGCCGCCGACCGGCCGCGACGAGAACGGCAGCCCGCCGGGCGGTGCCGCGAGGCTCCTCGGCAACCCACGGTTCACCGCCGTCGCCGCCGCCCTGCTGGTGGCCGTCCTCAGCGCGCTGGTTCTCGGCGAGGGCACCTGGCCGAAGGCGTGGACGTTCGACGTCGAGGCGCCGCTGCGGGACGTCGACAGCTGGCTCGTCGACAAGCGCGACTCGCACTGGGTCTTCGTCTACTTCCTGCTGCACATCAGCAACAACGCCACCGCCGCGGTCGATGCGATCGAGTCGCTGCTGCTCTCCCTCGGCTGGATCGGGGTCACCGGTGTCGGCACCCTGGCCGCCTGGGCCGCAGGCGGGGCGGACCTCGGCCGCCGGTCCCTGAAGACCGCGGGCACCGCCCTCGGTGCGTTCGCGGTCTGCGGCGTGCTGGACATGTGGGAACCCACCATGGAGACGCTGGCCCTGATGACGGTCTGCGTCTTCGCCGCCGCCGTCCTCGGCGTGTTCCTCGGCCTCGCGGCAGGCCTCTCCGATCGCTGCGAGCGGATGCTGCGCCCGGTGTTCGACACCATGCAGGTGATGCCGGCGTTCGCCTACCTGATCCCGTTCCTGCTGATCTTCGGCATCGGCGTGCCGTCCGCCGCCGTCGCCACCGTGATCTACGCGGCCCCGCCGATGGCCCGGCTGACGTCCCTCGGCCTGCGCGGCGCCGACCCCGCGGCGATGGAGGCCTCCGCCTCGCTCGGTGCGAGCCCCTGGCAGCGACTGCGCACCGCGCGGCTGCCGCTCGCGCGCAAGGAGATGATGCTGGGGCTGAACCAGGCGATCATGATGTGCCTGTCGATGGTCGTGCTGGCCTCGCTCATCGGGTCCGGCGGGCTCGGCAACGAGATCTACCAGGCGCTGGCGAGCCTGGCCATGGGTGACGCGCTCGTCGCCGGCATCGCCGTCGTCCTGCTGGCCGTCCTGCTGGACCGCACCACCGCGGCGGCCGGTGAGCGGATCGACGAGGACGCCGCCCCCGGCTCCGGCTGGGCGGACCGGCTGCGCGGCGGCCCGCTGTGGGCCGCGCTCGCCGTCCTCACCGCCGTGCTGGCCACGGTCGGCGCCCGGCTCTGGGAGCGCGAGTGGCCGCAGGCGTGGACGGTCGACATCGCCGATCCGCTGCAGACGGCGACCGAGTGGTTCACCGCGCACGCCGGTTCCGGCGTTCCCCTCATCGGCGGCACCCTCACCTGGTCCGACGCCTTCACCAACGTCGTGCTCAACCCGCTGCGCGACGGGCTCCTGGCCACCCCGTGGTGGGCCGTGCTGCTGCTCGCGGCCGCCCTCGGCTGGGCGGTCGCCTCCTGGCGCGCCGCGCTCAGCGGCGTCCTCGCGCTCGGTCTCATCGGGGTGATGGGGCTGTGGAACCGCTCCCTGGACACGCTGTCGCAGGTGCTCGCCGGCCTGGCCATCACGCTGCTGTTCGGTTTCCTGCTCGGCGTCCTCACCGCGCGTGTGGGCCGGGTGGAACGCATGCTGCGACCTGTCCTCGACACCATGCAGACCATGCCGCAGTTCGTCTACCTCATCCCGGTTCTCGCCCTCTTCGGTCTCGGCCGCACGGCCGGCATCGCGGCGGCCGTGGTCTACGCGCTCCCCGCCGTCGTCCGCATCACCGCGCAGGGCGTCGCGAAGGTCGACCCCGCCGCCCTGGAGGCTGCCCGTTCGCTGGGTGCGACCGGACGGCAGCAGCTCTTCGGCGTCCAGCTCCCGCTGGCGCGCCGGGCGTTGCTCGTCGCCACCAACCAGGGCGTGGTGCTGGTGCTGTCGATGGTCGTCATCGGCGGCATGGTCGGCGGCGGTGCGCTGGGCATCGACGTCGTCACCGGTCTCGCGAAGAGCAACCTGGCGCTCGGCATGTCGGCCGGCATCGCCATCGTCTGCCTGGGCGTCCTGCTGGACCGCGTCACCCAGCCCGTCGAGCGCGCCCGCGGGCGGCGCTAG